A single window of Gavia stellata isolate bGavSte3 chromosome 16, bGavSte3.hap2, whole genome shotgun sequence DNA harbors:
- the MAPK9 gene encoding mitogen-activated protein kinase 9 isoform X2, producing the protein MSDSKCDSQFYSVQVADSTFTVLKRYQQLKPIGSGAQGIVCAAFDTVLGINVAVKKLSRPFQNQTHAKRAYRELVLLKCVNHKNIISLLNVFTPQKSLEEFQDVYLVMELMDANLCQVIHMELDHERMSYLLYQMLCGIKHLHSAGIIHRDLKPSNIVVKSDCTLKILDFGLARTACTNFMMTPYVVTRYYRAPEVILGMGYKENVDIWSVGCIMGELVKGCVIFQGTDHIDQWNKVIEQLGTPSADFMKKLQPTVRNYVENRPKYPGIKFEELFPDWIFPSESDRDKLKTSQARDLLSKMLVVDPDKRISVDEALRHPYITVWYDPAEAEAPPPQIYDAQLEEREHAIEEWKELIYKEVMDWEERSKNGVVKDQPSGYTDAAVNSNTTPSQSSSINDISSMSTEQTLASDTDSSLDALTGPLEGCR; encoded by the exons ATGAGTGACAGTAAATGTGATAGTCAGTTTTACAGTGTTCAAGTTGCAGATTCAACGTTCACTGTACTAAAACGTTACCAGCAATTGAAGCCCATAGGATCAGGGGCACAGGGCATTGTTTG TGCTGCGTTTGATACAGTCCTTGGAATAAATGTTGCTGTAAAGAAGCTGAGTCGTCCTTTTCAGAATCAAACCCACGCAAAAAGAGCTTACAGAGAgcttgttcttttaaaatgtgtcaaTCACAAAAAT ataaTTAgtttattaaatgtatttacacCACAGAAGTCACTAGAAGAATTTCAGGATGT ATATTTGGTTATGGAGCTGATGGATGCGAATTTGTGCCAGGTTATTCATATGGAATTGGATCATGAAAGAATGTCTTATCTTCTTTACCAAATGTTATGTGGTATCAAACATCTCCACTCAGCTGGTATCATCCACAGA GATTTGAAACCCAGCAACATAGTAGTAAAATCAGACTGTACGCTCAAAATCCTTGATTTTGGACTGGCAAGAACAGCATGTACTAACTTTATGATGACTCCATATGTAGTAACACGCTATTACAGAGCACCAGAGGTTATCCTTGGAATGGGATATaaagagaatg tTGATATCTGGTCAGTTGGGTGCATCATGGGAGAATTGGTGAAAGGTTGTGTGATATTCCAAGGCACTGATC ATATTGATCAATGGAATAAAGTTATTGAACAATTAGGAACACCGTCAGCAGACTTCATGAAGAAACTACAGCCTACAGTGAGGAATTATGTAGAAAATAGGCCGAAATATCCTGGTATTAAATTTGAAGAACTCTTCCCAGACTGGATATTTCCCTCAGAATCTGATCGTGACAAGTTAAAAA CCAGCCAAGCTAGAGATTTATTATCAAAAATGCTTGTAGTAGACCCAGACAAGAGAATTTCTGTAGATGAAGCCTTACGTCATCCTTATATTACTGTCTGGTATGATCCGGCTGAAGCAGAAGCT cCTCCACCTCAAATCTATGATGCACAATTGGAAGAAAGAGAACATGCAATTGAAGAATGGAAAG AATTAATATACAAAGAAGTAATGGATTGGGAAGAAAGGAGCAAGAATGGTGTGGTAAAAGATCAGCCCTCAGGTTA CACAGATGCAGCAGTGAATAGCAACACCACTCCTTCCCAGTCATCATCTATCAATGACATTTCATCCATGTCAACAGAGCAAACATTGGCCTCAGATACAGACAGCAGCCTCGATGCCTTGACAGGACCCCTTGAAGGATGTCGATGA
- the MAPK9 gene encoding mitogen-activated protein kinase 9 isoform X3: MSDSKCDSQFYSVQVADSTFTVLKRYQQLKPIGSGAQGIVCAAFDTVLGINVAVKKLSRPFQNQTHAKRAYRELVLLKCVNHKNIISLLNVFTPQKSLEEFQDVYLVMELMDANLCQVIHMELDHERMSYLLYQMLCGIKHLHSAGIIHRDLKPSNIVVKSDCTLKILDFGLARTACTNFMMTPYVVTRYYRAPEVILGMGYKENVDIWSVGCIMAEMVLHKVLFPGRDYIDQWNKVIEQLGTPSADFMKKLQPTVRNYVENRPKYPGIKFEELFPDWIFPSESDRDKLKTSQARDLLSKMLVVDPDKRISVDEALRHPYITVWYDPAEAEAPPPQIYDAQLEEREHAIEEWKELIYKEVMDWEERSKNGVVKDQPSDAAVNSNTTPSQSSSINDISSMSTEQTLASDTDSSLDALTGPLEGCR, from the exons ATGAGTGACAGTAAATGTGATAGTCAGTTTTACAGTGTTCAAGTTGCAGATTCAACGTTCACTGTACTAAAACGTTACCAGCAATTGAAGCCCATAGGATCAGGGGCACAGGGCATTGTTTG TGCTGCGTTTGATACAGTCCTTGGAATAAATGTTGCTGTAAAGAAGCTGAGTCGTCCTTTTCAGAATCAAACCCACGCAAAAAGAGCTTACAGAGAgcttgttcttttaaaatgtgtcaaTCACAAAAAT ataaTTAgtttattaaatgtatttacacCACAGAAGTCACTAGAAGAATTTCAGGATGT ATATTTGGTTATGGAGCTGATGGATGCGAATTTGTGCCAGGTTATTCATATGGAATTGGATCATGAAAGAATGTCTTATCTTCTTTACCAAATGTTATGTGGTATCAAACATCTCCACTCAGCTGGTATCATCCACAGA GATTTGAAACCCAGCAACATAGTAGTAAAATCAGACTGTACGCTCAAAATCCTTGATTTTGGACTGGCAAGAACAGCATGTACTAACTTTATGATGACTCCATATGTAGTAACACGCTATTACAGAGCACCAGAGGTTATCCTTGGAATGGGATATaaagagaatg TGGATATCTGGTCTGTTGGGTGCATTATGGCAGAAATGGTCCTCCATAAAGTCCTGTTCCCAGGAAGAGATT ATATTGATCAATGGAATAAAGTTATTGAACAATTAGGAACACCGTCAGCAGACTTCATGAAGAAACTACAGCCTACAGTGAGGAATTATGTAGAAAATAGGCCGAAATATCCTGGTATTAAATTTGAAGAACTCTTCCCAGACTGGATATTTCCCTCAGAATCTGATCGTGACAAGTTAAAAA CCAGCCAAGCTAGAGATTTATTATCAAAAATGCTTGTAGTAGACCCAGACAAGAGAATTTCTGTAGATGAAGCCTTACGTCATCCTTATATTACTGTCTGGTATGATCCGGCTGAAGCAGAAGCT cCTCCACCTCAAATCTATGATGCACAATTGGAAGAAAGAGAACATGCAATTGAAGAATGGAAAG AATTAATATACAAAGAAGTAATGGATTGGGAAGAAAGGAGCAAGAATGGTGTGGTAAAAGATCAGCCCTCAG ATGCAGCAGTGAATAGCAACACCACTCCTTCCCAGTCATCATCTATCAATGACATTTCATCCATGTCAACAGAGCAAACATTGGCCTCAGATACAGACAGCAGCCTCGATGCCTTGACAGGACCCCTTGAAGGATGTCGATGA
- the MAPK9 gene encoding mitogen-activated protein kinase 9 isoform X5, with protein sequence MSDSKCDSQFYSVQVADSTFTVLKRYQQLKPIGSGAQGIVCAAFDTVLGINVAVKKLSRPFQNQTHAKRAYRELVLLKCVNHKNIISLLNVFTPQKSLEEFQDVYLVMELMDANLCQVIHMELDHERMSYLLYQMLCGIKHLHSAGIIHRDLKPSNIVVKSDCTLKILDFGLARTACTNFMMTPYVVTRYYRAPEVILGMGYKENESDRDKLKTSQARDLLSKMLVVDPDKRISVDEALRHPYITVWYDPAEAEAPPPQIYDAQLEEREHAIEEWKELIYKEVMDWEERSKNGVVKDQPSGYTDAAVNSNTTPSQSSSINDISSMSTEQTLASDTDSSLDALTGPLEGCR encoded by the exons ATGAGTGACAGTAAATGTGATAGTCAGTTTTACAGTGTTCAAGTTGCAGATTCAACGTTCACTGTACTAAAACGTTACCAGCAATTGAAGCCCATAGGATCAGGGGCACAGGGCATTGTTTG TGCTGCGTTTGATACAGTCCTTGGAATAAATGTTGCTGTAAAGAAGCTGAGTCGTCCTTTTCAGAATCAAACCCACGCAAAAAGAGCTTACAGAGAgcttgttcttttaaaatgtgtcaaTCACAAAAAT ataaTTAgtttattaaatgtatttacacCACAGAAGTCACTAGAAGAATTTCAGGATGT ATATTTGGTTATGGAGCTGATGGATGCGAATTTGTGCCAGGTTATTCATATGGAATTGGATCATGAAAGAATGTCTTATCTTCTTTACCAAATGTTATGTGGTATCAAACATCTCCACTCAGCTGGTATCATCCACAGA GATTTGAAACCCAGCAACATAGTAGTAAAATCAGACTGTACGCTCAAAATCCTTGATTTTGGACTGGCAAGAACAGCATGTACTAACTTTATGATGACTCCATATGTAGTAACACGCTATTACAGAGCACCAGAGGTTATCCTTGGAATGGGATATaaagagaatg AATCTGATCGTGACAAGTTAAAAA CCAGCCAAGCTAGAGATTTATTATCAAAAATGCTTGTAGTAGACCCAGACAAGAGAATTTCTGTAGATGAAGCCTTACGTCATCCTTATATTACTGTCTGGTATGATCCGGCTGAAGCAGAAGCT cCTCCACCTCAAATCTATGATGCACAATTGGAAGAAAGAGAACATGCAATTGAAGAATGGAAAG AATTAATATACAAAGAAGTAATGGATTGGGAAGAAAGGAGCAAGAATGGTGTGGTAAAAGATCAGCCCTCAGGTTA CACAGATGCAGCAGTGAATAGCAACACCACTCCTTCCCAGTCATCATCTATCAATGACATTTCATCCATGTCAACAGAGCAAACATTGGCCTCAGATACAGACAGCAGCCTCGATGCCTTGACAGGACCCCTTGAAGGATGTCGATGA
- the MAPK9 gene encoding mitogen-activated protein kinase 9 isoform X1: MSDSKCDSQFYSVQVADSTFTVLKRYQQLKPIGSGAQGIVCAAFDTVLGINVAVKKLSRPFQNQTHAKRAYRELVLLKCVNHKNIISLLNVFTPQKSLEEFQDVYLVMELMDANLCQVIHMELDHERMSYLLYQMLCGIKHLHSAGIIHRDLKPSNIVVKSDCTLKILDFGLARTACTNFMMTPYVVTRYYRAPEVILGMGYKENVDIWSVGCIMGELVKGCVIFQGTDHIDQWNKVIEQLGTPSADFMKKLQPTVRNYVENRPKYPGIKFEELFPDWIFPSESDRDKLKTSQARDLLSKMLVVDPDKRISVDEALRHPYITVWYDPAEAEAPPPQIYDAQLEEREHAIEEWKELIYKEVMDWEERSKNGVVKDQPSDAAVNSNTTPSQSSSINDISSMSTEQTLASDTDSSLDALTGPLEGCR; this comes from the exons ATGAGTGACAGTAAATGTGATAGTCAGTTTTACAGTGTTCAAGTTGCAGATTCAACGTTCACTGTACTAAAACGTTACCAGCAATTGAAGCCCATAGGATCAGGGGCACAGGGCATTGTTTG TGCTGCGTTTGATACAGTCCTTGGAATAAATGTTGCTGTAAAGAAGCTGAGTCGTCCTTTTCAGAATCAAACCCACGCAAAAAGAGCTTACAGAGAgcttgttcttttaaaatgtgtcaaTCACAAAAAT ataaTTAgtttattaaatgtatttacacCACAGAAGTCACTAGAAGAATTTCAGGATGT ATATTTGGTTATGGAGCTGATGGATGCGAATTTGTGCCAGGTTATTCATATGGAATTGGATCATGAAAGAATGTCTTATCTTCTTTACCAAATGTTATGTGGTATCAAACATCTCCACTCAGCTGGTATCATCCACAGA GATTTGAAACCCAGCAACATAGTAGTAAAATCAGACTGTACGCTCAAAATCCTTGATTTTGGACTGGCAAGAACAGCATGTACTAACTTTATGATGACTCCATATGTAGTAACACGCTATTACAGAGCACCAGAGGTTATCCTTGGAATGGGATATaaagagaatg tTGATATCTGGTCAGTTGGGTGCATCATGGGAGAATTGGTGAAAGGTTGTGTGATATTCCAAGGCACTGATC ATATTGATCAATGGAATAAAGTTATTGAACAATTAGGAACACCGTCAGCAGACTTCATGAAGAAACTACAGCCTACAGTGAGGAATTATGTAGAAAATAGGCCGAAATATCCTGGTATTAAATTTGAAGAACTCTTCCCAGACTGGATATTTCCCTCAGAATCTGATCGTGACAAGTTAAAAA CCAGCCAAGCTAGAGATTTATTATCAAAAATGCTTGTAGTAGACCCAGACAAGAGAATTTCTGTAGATGAAGCCTTACGTCATCCTTATATTACTGTCTGGTATGATCCGGCTGAAGCAGAAGCT cCTCCACCTCAAATCTATGATGCACAATTGGAAGAAAGAGAACATGCAATTGAAGAATGGAAAG AATTAATATACAAAGAAGTAATGGATTGGGAAGAAAGGAGCAAGAATGGTGTGGTAAAAGATCAGCCCTCAG ATGCAGCAGTGAATAGCAACACCACTCCTTCCCAGTCATCATCTATCAATGACATTTCATCCATGTCAACAGAGCAAACATTGGCCTCAGATACAGACAGCAGCCTCGATGCCTTGACAGGACCCCTTGAAGGATGTCGATGA
- the MAPK9 gene encoding mitogen-activated protein kinase 9 isoform X4, which produces MSDSKCDSQFYSVQVADSTFTVLKRYQQLKPIGSGAQGIVCAAFDTVLGINVAVKKLSRPFQNQTHAKRAYRELVLLKCVNHKNIISLLNVFTPQKSLEEFQDVYLVMELMDANLCQVIHMELDHERMSYLLYQMLCGIKHLHSAGIIHRDLKPSNIVVKSDCTLKILDFGLARTACTNFMMTPYVVTRYYRAPEVILGMGYKENVDIWSVGCIMAEMVLHKVLFPGRDYIDQWNKVIEQLGTPSADFMKKLQPTVRNYVENRPKYPGIKFEELFPDWIFPSESDRDKLKTSQARDLLSKMLVVDPDKRISVDEALRHPYITVWYDPAEAEAPPPQIYDAQLEEREHAIEEWKELIYKEVMDWEERSKNGVVKDQPSGYTDAAVNSNTTPSQSSSINDISSMSTEQTLASDTDSSLDALTGPLEGCR; this is translated from the exons ATGAGTGACAGTAAATGTGATAGTCAGTTTTACAGTGTTCAAGTTGCAGATTCAACGTTCACTGTACTAAAACGTTACCAGCAATTGAAGCCCATAGGATCAGGGGCACAGGGCATTGTTTG TGCTGCGTTTGATACAGTCCTTGGAATAAATGTTGCTGTAAAGAAGCTGAGTCGTCCTTTTCAGAATCAAACCCACGCAAAAAGAGCTTACAGAGAgcttgttcttttaaaatgtgtcaaTCACAAAAAT ataaTTAgtttattaaatgtatttacacCACAGAAGTCACTAGAAGAATTTCAGGATGT ATATTTGGTTATGGAGCTGATGGATGCGAATTTGTGCCAGGTTATTCATATGGAATTGGATCATGAAAGAATGTCTTATCTTCTTTACCAAATGTTATGTGGTATCAAACATCTCCACTCAGCTGGTATCATCCACAGA GATTTGAAACCCAGCAACATAGTAGTAAAATCAGACTGTACGCTCAAAATCCTTGATTTTGGACTGGCAAGAACAGCATGTACTAACTTTATGATGACTCCATATGTAGTAACACGCTATTACAGAGCACCAGAGGTTATCCTTGGAATGGGATATaaagagaatg TGGATATCTGGTCTGTTGGGTGCATTATGGCAGAAATGGTCCTCCATAAAGTCCTGTTCCCAGGAAGAGATT ATATTGATCAATGGAATAAAGTTATTGAACAATTAGGAACACCGTCAGCAGACTTCATGAAGAAACTACAGCCTACAGTGAGGAATTATGTAGAAAATAGGCCGAAATATCCTGGTATTAAATTTGAAGAACTCTTCCCAGACTGGATATTTCCCTCAGAATCTGATCGTGACAAGTTAAAAA CCAGCCAAGCTAGAGATTTATTATCAAAAATGCTTGTAGTAGACCCAGACAAGAGAATTTCTGTAGATGAAGCCTTACGTCATCCTTATATTACTGTCTGGTATGATCCGGCTGAAGCAGAAGCT cCTCCACCTCAAATCTATGATGCACAATTGGAAGAAAGAGAACATGCAATTGAAGAATGGAAAG AATTAATATACAAAGAAGTAATGGATTGGGAAGAAAGGAGCAAGAATGGTGTGGTAAAAGATCAGCCCTCAGGTTA CACAGATGCAGCAGTGAATAGCAACACCACTCCTTCCCAGTCATCATCTATCAATGACATTTCATCCATGTCAACAGAGCAAACATTGGCCTCAGATACAGACAGCAGCCTCGATGCCTTGACAGGACCCCTTGAAGGATGTCGATGA